In Amphiura filiformis chromosome 1, Afil_fr2py, whole genome shotgun sequence, the following are encoded in one genomic region:
- the LOC140166063 gene encoding centromere protein X-like, which produces MADDNDSATFKTETVQKLLQLSFRDEKTKINKDSLKLTVEMLRIFAAESAGRSAKQAESESAPVVEPRHFEKILPQLLLDF; this is translated from the exons ATGGCGGACGACAACGACAGCGCAACTTTCAAAACT GAGACTGTCCAGAAGCTGTTACAGCTAAGTTTTAGGGATGAAAAAACAAAAA TTAACAAGGATTCCTTAAAATTGACAGTTGAAATGCTCAGAATATTTGCTGCTG AGAGTGCAGGTAGATCTGCTAAGCAAGCCGAATCAGAATCGGCGCCTGTAGTGGAGCCACGGCACTTTGAAAAGATTCTACCACAGTTG TTGCTTGATTTCTGA